The Cohaesibacter intestini genome includes a window with the following:
- a CDS encoding gamma carbonic anhydrase family protein → MALYQLGEFQPDLPEEGAYWVAPSADLIGKVIMKRDASVWFGAMLRGDNEPLTIGERSNVQENCTLHTDPGCPVEIGADCTIGHNVILHGCTIGDNTLIGMGSTILNRVKIGKNCLIGANCLITEDKVIPDNSLVMGAPGKVVRVLDEEAISKLTESAARYVANWKAFAKNLKPL, encoded by the coding sequence GTGGCCCTGTATCAGTTGGGAGAATTTCAGCCAGACCTGCCAGAAGAGGGAGCCTATTGGGTGGCGCCTTCTGCAGATCTGATTGGCAAAGTGATCATGAAGCGCGATGCCAGCGTCTGGTTTGGCGCAATGTTGCGTGGGGACAATGAACCACTGACCATTGGCGAGCGCAGCAATGTGCAGGAAAATTGCACCCTTCACACCGATCCCGGCTGCCCTGTCGAAATTGGTGCCGACTGCACGATTGGTCACAATGTGATTCTGCATGGCTGTACCATCGGCGATAACACGCTGATCGGCATGGGCTCGACCATCCTCAATCGCGTCAAGATTGGCAAGAATTGCCTGATCGGTGCCAATTGCCTGATCACCGAGGACAAGGTCATTCCGGACAATTCCCTTGTGATGGGTGCGCCGGGCAAGGTGGTGCGGGTGCTAGATGAAGAAGCGATCAGCAAGCTGACCGAGTCGGCTGCCCGTTATGTGGCAAACTGGAAAGCCTTCGCCAAGAATCTGAAGCCTCTCTGA